One Microplitis demolitor isolate Queensland-Clemson2020A chromosome 2, iyMicDemo2.1a, whole genome shotgun sequence DNA segment encodes these proteins:
- the LOC103572129 gene encoding uncharacterized protein LOC103572129 translates to MAMMTKITKGFIILFLMESAFTRRLIPRQCNPSPESKWDLLIGRRDLEQYYSCNGVFIRPHIFITDAGCVQNALSTWNGSQIFIDEKYCGHPVTEDKEIKEDDVYYNDNFSKSYDRSRIRIAMLIIKNVQETKFVSLPNNTEDVDFSKCYLVQPNGVDVQLKRCAPRNYVNNGTSYYYSHFECFTATNMISGNTVICSLRRDPEIKVLAGIISEHGDTRVSVAHRLIVTIENLSYLKSVINSKIQSLALV, encoded by the exons ATGGCCATGATGACGAAAATCACAAAGggatttataatattatttttaatggaatcaGCTTTTACCAGACGATTAATACCCCGACAATGTAATCCTTCACCAGAAAGTAAATGGGATCTTCTGATTGGTAGAAGAGATTTAGAACAATATTATTCATGCAATGGTGTATTTATTAGAccacatatttttattactgacgCAGGATGTGTTCaaaa CGCACTTTCAACTTGGAACGgcagtcaaatttttattgacgaAAAGTACTGTGGACATCCTGTCACTGAAGATAAGGAAATAAAAGAAGACGACGTGTATTATAATGACAATTTTAGTAAAAGTTATGATAGGTCTAGAATACGAATCGCaatgttaattatcaaaaatgtcCAAGAAACTAAATTTGTAAGTTTGCCGAATAATACTGAAGAtgttgatttttcaaaatgttaTTTAGTTCAACCTAATGGAGTTGATGTACAGTTAAAACGTTGCGCTCCTCGAAATTACGTGAATAATGGaacaagttattattatagcCATTTTGAATGTTTTACCGCCACAAATATG aTTTCTGGTAACACAGTAATTTGCAGCTTAAGAAGAGATCCtgaaattaaagttttagCTGGGATAATATCAGAACACGGAGATACAAGGGTTTCAGTCGCTCATAGACTGATAgttacaattgaaaatttaagttacTTAAAGAgtgttataaattcaaaaatacagAGTTTAGCACTGGTATAA